The Calypte anna isolate BGI_N300 chromosome 20, bCalAnn1_v1.p, whole genome shotgun sequence DNA window ATGTGGAAGTTAAGAACCAGGGACTTGAATACAAATCAATGTTTACAAATCAACAAAGTTAACAGATATTGCATCTCATCACCCACTGATTTTCTTCCACAGCATTTTCTATCCtttgtttttggtgttttttttaatacacaacCCTTAATATATTactatatatatgcatacatgttgtatatacacacattaCCATAATATTCAAAGTGCTAGGAAGTTCTCTGATGAACTTATCTTGACTGTGGAACAGCTTTgcaaactaattttttttaaaactgcacaATGCAgtgatgaattttaaaaactgtatcaAACTCAGAGCCACCAAGCTCTGCTTTGGGGTAAGTGCATGGGAGGGTATCCAACTGCCCAAAGCCCAGGGGAATGATCCTGGAGCCACAGAACAGCAGAGACAGGAGGGACCTCTGGAGCCCAACTCCCTGCTTACTAGAGGGtcccttccagcagctgctctggtcCTCATGCAGCTGGGTTGGAGACACCACaacctgcctgcctgcttgctCCAGAACCTGATCCAGAACCatacaagaattttttttttcatgttaaagcTGACTTTCTCATATTTCAGCTTGTGCTCACTGCCCCCTGTCCCGCCCAGAGGCACTACAGAATCTGGATCCACCTTCTTCCCACTCCCCTATATCCAGGTAGCTACACACATGGAAAAGATCCTCCTGACAGCCCTGATCTCCACACTCCCATATCTCTCAGCCTCCCCTCGCTCCCTCAAATCTCTCAATCATTTTTGTGGCATTTCACCGAATGGTGTCACTCCCGGTGCTGGGAAGCCCTCGGCTCCGGTCTGCCCGGCGCTGAGGGGACCTCTCACCGCCCTGCCCCCCAGCCACGCTCCCCTGGGACACCCCGGGTGACCTTCTCTGCTGCCACCAAGGGCTGACGCTCAGCTCGCTGCCCGCAGGACCCCACGGTGAGGGGCTCTCTCGCCTGTGTGGCACCACCGCCTCTTCCCCCCCGGGGTAGGACTGGGCACCCCTCCTTCCTTCAACTTCTCGGGGTTCCCCTGCGCTTCCCTCCAACCAGCCGAGTCCCCCCGATGGAGGCAGCACAGCTCCACCCGCACCACAACGGGCTGAAGGAGGActccatccccaccaccaccccggGCATCGCCTGCGGTCACAGAGACCTCCAGAGCCGCGGGGAGACAGCCCCGTGGGGACAGCCCCGTTCCTCCGCTCCCCTCGAGCCCCGTGCGACCCCTAACCAGCCGGGGGGAGCGGGGAGGGGGGAACGAGTGGGACCGGGAAGGAGCCcgagccccagccccagcccgcACCCCGGTCCCGCAGATGCCCGCACCGGCCGCACACCCTCACCCGGCTTCCAAAACTTCACCGGTCCCACGGGCGCCGCCATCTCGGGGTGAGGGGGCGAGCGGAAGCGGCGGCGGGGACCACGTGACGGCCCGAGCGTTGCCATGGCGCCCGCTGCGGGCTCTAGAGGGAGGCGGGAGGCGGGAGGCGGGAGGCGGGAGGCGGGAGGCGGGAGGCGGGAGGCGGGAGGCGGGAGGCGGGAGGCGGGAGGCGGCCCCGCCCCTGGCCCTGCCTTCCGAGTGGCCGAGCGGGAGCTCCTGCGGAAGAGTGCAGTCAGCGCTCCTCTGAGGGATTGCAGCAGGTCCTGCCCGCTACTGGCACCGCAGCTCCTGGGGCGAAGTGTCAAGAGCTGAAGCTTTggacattttcttattttagcGGCAAAAATGGCTCCCGGTTCGTAATGATGAGTGGGAGCCCAGCTGATAATGCTTTAGTGTGACTGAAACCCCCCTCACCTCCACACCAGAAAGAAGAGTGACACAGGTGTATCAGAGGCCCACGGGTGCTTCTCCCCGTGACAGAAATGGAGCTGGGGAGAACCTAAGATTTAAGGGGATTGAACGCAGCCTCCAAAACAGTCTTCGTCTCTATAATGAGGTGAAGCCAATTCCCTCACACCCTGTGCTGCAGGTCACACCTGGCAGCTGAAAGCctagaaagaaaattccagtGATAGTTGATAGACCCCTCAGTGCCCTTACCACAGGCTCTTTACGTGGAATCCTCATGGAACCTCTGAATGgttcgggttggaagggaccttgaagctcatccagttccaccccctgccatgggcagggacacctcccaccagcccaggttgctccaagccgcacccaacctggcctggaatggggcagccacagcttctctgagcagcctgggccaggctcttACAGCCATGAAAGTTACTACTGAATATAATGTAGGCTTTGAGTTAATTAGCTACAggctggcaagaaaaaaaaaaaaaaagcaacacaaaaccaaaaaaacccaaacaaacaaaacaacccttACAAATGAATCAAATGCTGTCAAAACTTCAtgcttatggaaaaaaatctaatcacATTTTATATTCCTATTAATCATTCTCATTCTTCAATAGTAAATTGACACGCTAGCAGTGCAGTTGTGGTAACAGACTGAGCTCCACAACACTGTTCTTCCATTCTCACCTGTTGTGCTAAGTCTCTAAGTAACCACTTGGAAAAGAAGTTAATCAGTTAAATTACAGACATGCTTCAAATTGTCACTATTTGCTTCAAATCCTTTTCAGATTAAGTGCACCCTATCCAAACCAGACACAGCTCTTAGCACAGCATGTGGTATCAGCAGTTGCTGAGAAACCGTCCAAACTATGGCCCGTGGAAAAAGTTGTATATTAAAGTAATGAGATGAATAACAATgttaaaaacttttatttcagaaaacatacagataattattttgaaactaAAACTGCCTAAACAGTATTTTACAGAGCACAACACTGTATGCTTTTTATGTGTCTGGAAAATATaccaaagaataaaaatacgTATTTCAAGCTTCTTTACATCTGGATGAAAGTTAAGACTATTAAACCAAAAACCTCTTGAACATTTACAGATTAGATGAGTCAGATCTATTATATTTCCATGATGgtaagcagagaagaaaaagggcaCAGATTAGTTGTATCCTAATCAGTACCTTATTGCATAAAGGCCATTAATTATACATGAGCGTTTTGCAGTAGCAAGAACAGCTTGAGAGATGCCATACCCTTGCTTTTGCCACAGTCAAGATTACATGAAAATTTAAGAACAAATGGTTCTATTTCTGACTTCCATGTTATTGCAGGTCTGGTGGAAGTGAGACTTTTGAGCAACAGTTTCACAGTTTTAGATCTACTCAACTTTTCCCATAAGATCAGAGAGCAGTAACAaccttaaagaaacaaaaaaatatagaaagtaAAGCTGAGAAAGTGGTGTCATTAAGCTCACTACAAACATAGTGTGTTCTCAGGAATACTATCCCTTGCACACATTTATTTCATGATATCCAACAAACTAAGAATTCttttaattataaaagaaaggtcattggaaataaaattattgcaaAAGCCTTGTTCATCTGATCTATGCTGCTAGTTCTGCCTAGCAGCACAGCTTTGTGCCAATAAAACGTAACAGCTGAGGACTACCAGCATGGCACTGACCTGCTAGTTCCTAGGTTATGGTTAGTCCAGTTCTGTGTCATGAAACAAGTTTGTGGAGAGTTTGTGCAACACAAGACTAAGCTTAGACTGATTTCAGAGCCATATAGCAGCCCTGCTATTAATCTTGGAAGATCTTTAAGCAATATTATATCCTATATCTAAggattcctttaaaaaaaaacatttttttttcctactgatcTAAGACATTGCTAACCCATCAGCTTAGAACATGAAAGCATTggtgaaaaaatgaaaacctgacAGAATATTAGAAGTCAATAATATCTTTCCaggtgttaatttttttttttaaatacacaccTGAGCCTAAGACAATCTCATAACTTTATCTGTTGGTCTGTGTAATAATGGTCTTCAAATGAAACCACAAGTCCAGTATCACTTTCTCTCAGTTCGAGGTTTCTCGGCTGCTCTCACAAACACTGTGAGACAGTCCTGGGCATGGCCAGCTGGACGTGGTTCCTGAGGTTTTAGTTCTCACTCCAAGTGAGCATGCAGTTCATCTCTCTACAATCCAGTGTGGCCTCATCACTAGAGAGCCATTCCTTTTAGTCAGTGGAGGAGAAGTATGCATTGCATTATTCGACACATACACTGCCTCTCTGGAGGCATGCAGCCAGCTCCGCTTCCTTTTGAGATTTCCTACAAATGCTCTAAGATACAAAAATTCCATTCTCAGTAAGTTCTCCCTGGACAAGTCTCTGGAAGCCACTGTTATCCTGACCAGCTGGTCCAACACCTCGTTCTTCTTGCAGCTGGAGAACTCTTTGAGGTTGATGGGTTTTGACTGTGCATAAAGAATTCGGAATTCCAGGTCAAAGTGTGCAACTGCAGGGCCTGACAGGATCAAAATGTTGCTGCTGTTCAGCTTCCCATCTGTCCACGTAAAactagaaagaaagaacaagaaaattcTGACTGgattaaaaatacacagtaaaAAAGTACTACCTGAAAATTCCCTTTCATCATGTTTAGTTAAATCATTCTTATAATCCAAACGATAAgcattgtgcttttttttaggACAAACATTATAAATAAACTGTGATGAGGAAAGTAGTTGTGCAATAGGGatgtttttcctctccatgCAAAGGAATCACACTAAGTAACAGAAAGACACTGGCACTTGCCTGTAGGAGCCCGTTGTCACTCTGATGCCATCAACTAACATGAACTTTTCATGGACTTTTCCAACAATTTTGGCACCTGACCTTGTGTAGTATGTCTTCCCAGTGATATTTCGAATTCTCATCAACTGTTAAAATATGGCAAGCATCAAGTGAGTTTCAAAGTTAAATGACTGCATTTAAAGGAGTGGCACACAACAATAATCATCACCAATGGACTAGCAAAGGTTGCTGCAGTGGCACAAGATTCACCTTCTAGGAAACAAATGATAATTTTGCCTTGATTTAGTAGGGAAAGAGGTAAACATTAAGAGGAAAATCCATAAACTGATTGTGCAAAATGTTATTGTAAAAACTCCTGTTGCCTAATCCTGGAGGTACCCAAACTCCCCAGGCTCCTGAGAACCTCCAAAGCCTCAGCAAGCCTGGGCAACTCCAGTCATGCTCTAGGGTCTGGACATTCCTCCTGCGTTTCCTTGAATTTTCAGTTAGTATTTGTGCTCATAACACACCCGTAACATCTACATATAAAGATTTCAATTTATCTATTAATTGTCTTCTCATGCAGGAACAGTTACATCTTCCAAGAAAGAGCTAGAGCCACAGAAACCTGATGCAAGCTGTGGCAGCAGGCATAGtagtttcttcttttcatagCTTTTACTCAGGATCAAATTGCTATCCGTATAAATATGACAAGGCTCACCTTTTCCTGTTCAAGGTCAACTCTCAGATCCTTGCACATTTTCAGAAagtgagaaaatgaagaatgatCTAGAAGGATATATACTTTAACTTGCCGCTGGCTACAAGCTTCCAAGAGGTCTTTGAAAATATCAGTATCTGTGAAGGAATCCATAACCAGGGCAATCATCTGCAACAAGGTTCAGAAGAAATCATTAGGCTGTTTCCACAGCATCCCAGGGGAGATGGCACTTGAGGAATTTGactttcaaattaaaacattcCTCTCCACTCCCTTTTTCCACCAAGTATTTCTGGAACAAGGTACAATCAAACAATGATACAGTATATTCTTATGTTCACAGGACTGCTAGAACTTCTAACAGACATgtaagagagaagagaaagggaaaaaaaattagaagaaagtTCTATGAAGCATATTTTAGTAAAGATGATTACCAAGTATAGGACACGCAATTCATATTGCCTCTCTACTATGATCACTTGTTCATGTCTCTATAcaattaagcaga harbors:
- the LOC115599456 gene encoding protein FAM83D-B-like, which gives rise to MSNPSQCLEEGAGRWPPRPPGPYSEAQRLALEELVAGGPEALRAFLRREQLPPFLSEPEVKAIARGALPPAPEPAGEPSAGASSLDASSLTYFPERSDLEPPALELGWPGFGSGAFRGLTRVEAHFQPGCGESLYGCKEAVRRQIRSARQMIALVMDSFTDTDIFKDLLEACSQRQVKVYILLDHSSFSHFLKMCKDLRVDLEQEKLMRIRNITGKTYYTRSGAKIVGKVHEKFMLVDGIRVTTGSYSFTWTDGKLNSSNILILSGPAVAHFDLEFRILYAQSKPINLKEFSSCKKNEVLDQLVRITVASRDLSRENLLRMEFLYLRAFVGNLKRKRSWLHASREAVYVSNNAMHTSPPLTKRNGSLVMRPHWIVER